GAATGCTCATTAAGTTATTAATCAACTTTTTATAAGTTGACCATCAAGGGTTAATAGCCAAAATTTTATTCATAAAACAAAAAGTATAAATATGGAAGCAAATCCAGTTCAAGCTGCATTAGATGAATTATTAAAACTTGTTTATGAAGAAGAGTTAAAGGGCGCACACCTTCGAAATAACATGATTAATATGATAGCCAAAAAGCATGGAATTCATTTTAATGCCTTATTAGATAGAATGGAGGCTGAAGAAGTACTCGAGGCATCTAATAAATATACATTTTTAAGACTTCTTGATAAAGGAAGACGTGTACAAGAACAAGGTGGTTATTTAGCTTGGCTAAGTAAAGAAGAACATAATGGGAAAAATAATAAGGTAACTAATCTTGATCGGTTTTTTCAAGTTTTACAGTATTTGGCTGACCATAGCCAAAGGTTTTTACATGTATCAGACATTCTCAATGAACTTTCTATTGCTGATCATAATAATGAATTAGCAAATGCTATAGATATCAAACTCACGCGTAGCAATTTGGTATTTGCAACAGAAGAAAGTGGTGTGAAAATAAACGAAAATGGATTACAGCTACTTTATGATCACAAATTTGATTTATCCCCGAAAAGCTCATTAGGTTCTTTTAATAATTCGGGTGTCATCAATTACAATTCACCTAATTCATCTTCAAACCAAAATTTATCCTACTTGAACAATAAAATACATAATCAAGGCGACGGTAACTTTATTAACACCGGAAATAATTCTAGTATAAATAATAAGGTAAACATAGAAAAAAACAATTTTGATGTACTTCGTAAGCTACTTGCAGAAAATCATTTAGCTTCTTTCGATATTGATGAATTACAGAACATTATTGATGAACAACCAGATGCCGAGAGAAGATTGTTTGGCCCTAAGGTTAATAGTTGGATTCAAAAAATGTTGAATAAATCATTAGACGGTTCATGGCAAGTAGGAATCGGAACAGCAGGTACATTACTTGCTGAAGCACTTACAAAATACTATGGAATATAGTATGTGTAAAAATATTATAAAACTTCATAGTCTATCTTTAAGATAAAAAGTACTAGTTTATAATTTTTGTATGTTTGTAGGCAATCACGCGGCTTATGCACCCTCAAATACCTAAACGATAAAGGTTATGACTCGCATCTAGTGATCATTTCACGTCGAAACGATATTTTCTATGTAATTATAAACTGGCGTGTATAAGTCAACGTCAGTAATTGGTGTTTCTACTGAAATGATTAAGCTATATCGCACTATAGAATTAACCTTGTTCATTTTCTTGCGAGTTTTATACCAACCGCCTTTTGGGTAAACAGCGATGACATTCCTCCTAGCCATATCTGCACCTGACATAGTAATAAAATCTTTCGAGACTGAGCCGCGTGATCTTACCTTTTTGATAATCCAAGGTTCACCACTCCCATCATGTTCTTCGTTCATAGATTCTTCTGCAGCAGATACACGTCGTTTAAAATTATCAAGTGATTCGTTAGCCTTTATGACCGCGAAGTCCAAGGAATGGGAATGGTAATGATAGGTATTCGCATAGCTTTTGTTCCTAGAACCTGGGTTTGGTTCTATGAAGTAAGAGAGAGTTACCTTCAAGGTAACATCCTGATCATAAAGTTGATCTCCTAGGATATCGGCAGGCCACGGCAGCGTAAAGAGATGATAATCTTTATATTTTGCGTTAGAACCATTTGGTTGGTATGGTTGAATAAACCTCTCGGCGATCAACGTCAAACTATTATTTGCGCTGAACATCGCCTTCTCCTTGTTTGGTACCCCATAGCCAACAGAGCGAAGTAGGGTTCTCATATTTGATTCTCGGAAGTTTGCTATTGGTCGGCCTCCAAGCATTGCATCAGTCCATTCCGCAGAGTGGACCATGAGGCCTCTGATTGTTTCTGGCCAATAGTTAGGATAAGCAGTGCGAAGCTCTGCTGCCATCTTTGCTGCCAACGCTGCTGCACCACTGGTATCACCAAATGGCTTGAATAGATCATGAGGAAAGTCCTTATCTGCAGTTAAAACCTTAAGGCATGCGTGATCAGCTGTGAATATACCATTAGTGGAAATATTGCCGCCTTCCATAACGATGTCAGGTTTGATTGGCCATTGGTGTTCCCAAGTGGTCGATGTAGAATTACTAGGCGCCATCGCACCATTCTGCGCTAAGGGTGCCCAACCTGCATGTAAAGATTGATCTACCCTGTCTTTTCTTGTGTAAGACCCTACAGTTAAACAATTATACGCTTGTGCAGGGTCATGAACAGACTCTAAATAGTTCTTTGACGGATGATCTTCTAGGTTATTGATTTCCACATTTCCCCCGCTCACAATTAGCAACTGAGCATCGGGATTATCTAGATCATAAACAGAACCGAATGCAATTTTATCAACCGCTGAAGACCATGCTGACGGTCGTCCCCTAAAGGCAAAATCTTTCGCGGTAACAGTCATGCAAAACACCCGCAAATTATCAGGTCTATCTATGAAAGTCGCAGTGCAAGCGTATTCAGTGATAGGACCATAAAACTCTGGTGCATTAGGATCATTTGTTTCAATTATTTTAAATGATTCCAAGCCATGTGCTATTTGAATACGGTGAGGGCTTGCAAGAGCATCCACTAAATCACCGTATAACGCTAAACCTGCTACTCCTGTACCATGTCCACCGCTTGCACCACTATCATAAGTACTCCAATCTTCTGGTTTGTAGGAATGAAGATGAGGGTCTGGTAAAAATGGAGCTATCAATGGATGATTGTTGTTCACACCACTATCTAGAAGGCAGATTAGCACACTATTTCTATCAATTCTGGGGTCTACTCTAGCAATCAGATCATCAAGCCATTCGACATGGTCTTCATGGGTGGATTCGTCGTGTGTTAGAAAGTCCGCAATCTCCTGGGGCTTCCGCAACTCTGCTAAATTATCTAGCAACATTAAGGATTTTGAGAGCTGGAGAGCTGTTC
The sequence above is a segment of the Adhaeribacter swui genome. Coding sequences within it:
- a CDS encoding S8 family peptidase, with translation MASNQKSHIRLEGFAEGLNYEYPRIVVIASNVKFQDRTTHGTRIKTQLETVRNQLLQNRLEDLPEGIVRDDAVYVEFTSEWGYPLKFESLEQNRDQPQYAIMNIKEEVREIQGEQQERYHVAVMMTEGGISKFIHKAEEYLTENTKNKLGQDTGKPKNGDLLNNIRRIQAATLKSFWTDGPEIPFPSEDTVTWWEAWFRRKEDDDASIGRVLQNLKGFGVEIGMTELIFPEHKVRLIRGTALQLSKSLMLLDNLAELRKPQEIADFLTHDESTHEDHVEWLDDLIARVDPRIDRNSVLICLLDSGVNNNHPLIAPFLPDPHLHSYKPEDWSTYDSGASGGHGTGVAGLALYGDLVDALASPHRIQIAHGLESFKIIETNDPNAPEFYGPITEYACTATFIDRPDNLRVFCMTVTAKDFAFRGRPSAWSSAVDKIAFGSVYDLDNPDAQLLIVSGGNVEINNLEDHPSKNYLESVHDPAQAYNCLTVGSYTRKDRVDQSLHAGWAPLAQNGAMAPSNSTSTTWEHQWPIKPDIVMEGGNISTNGIFTADHACLKVLTADKDFPHDLFKPFGDTSGAAALAAKMAAELRTAYPNYWPETIRGLMVHSAEWTDAMLGGRPIANFRESNMRTLLRSVGYGVPNKEKAMFSANNSLTLIAERFIQPYQPNGSNAKYKDYHLFTLPWPADILGDQLYDQDVTLKVTLSYFIEPNPGSRNKSYANTYHYHSHSLDFAVIKANESLDNFKRRVSAAEESMNEEHDGSGEPWIIKKVRSRGSVSKDFITMSGADMARRNVIAVYPKGGWYKTRKKMNKVNSIVRYSLIISVETPITDVDLYTPVYNYIENIVST